One Diospyros lotus cultivar Yz01 chromosome 1, ASM1463336v1, whole genome shotgun sequence genomic window carries:
- the LOC127789233 gene encoding uncharacterized protein LOC127789233 isoform X3 — MASTTEAKPFSVLFVCLGNICRSPAAEGVFADLVNKRGLDSKFKIDSAGTINYHEGNEADPRMRAAAKRRGIQITSISRPIRPSDFRDFDLILAMDKQNRDDILRALERWKVRENLPADAHKKVRLMCSYCKKHDESEVPDPYYGGSQGFEKMKFKSKVFLKDYGALVILHKSW, encoded by the exons ATGGCTTCAACCACAGAAGCCAAACCCTTCTCAGTTCTCTTTGTGTGCCTTGGCAACATCTGCAGAAGCCCAGCAGCTGAGGGCGTCTTCGCTGACTTGGTCAATAAAAGAGGCCTCGATTCCAAGTTCAAGATTGATTCTGCAGGAACCATCAATTACCATGAG GGTAATGAAGCAGACCCAAGAATGAGGGCTGCTGCTAAGAGGCGTGGAATCCAGATAACTTCAATATCAAGGCCAATTCGACCCTCTGATTTCAGAGATTTTGATCTCATTCTTGCTATGGACAAGCAAAACAGAG ATGATATACTTAGAGCCCTGGAGAGGTGGAAAGTAAGGGAGAATTTACCTGCTGATGCACATAAGAAG GTTCGGTTGATGTGCTCCTACTGCAAGAAGCATGATGAAAGTGAAGTTCCTGATCCATACTATGGTGGGTCCCAAGGTTTTGAGAAG atgaaatttaaatcaaaagttTTTTTGAAGGATTACGGGGCCTTAGTGATCTTGCACAAAAGTTGGTAG
- the LOC127789206 gene encoding serine/threonine-protein kinase D6PKL1-like, with protein MHQVNMGSSEIVEAIEELDSRPKMDEHSRKRLMLKPGQICSIEDDINQLFEAINVRTSGRRSTLLQQVGKDKDSLQKSAMKRPMRPSSSQASAIGISESVSLKQALRGLCISQASEMAAMKRLSKTAGSSRASEAGTIKRLYRAVEVEASESGIPLNESKGNFVEISLVPESSSNFSEKTNESGKLPEAEQPNQNAHISTFLVDVPTPKEKMTNSLPPEVEIVPSPSHGRYDASTPEFGSNGKPILAHSSSDIHTREQLPVLDETVVTSAEVPVKMADLEKEAKDKLHKTASSSRNIIRPVFRKKNSVKKKVNQDTTSIPSNSNQCDGEVDNDFGPSTSKMVCQGTNCATKYGSKDIEKSNIASSTTNVSGEVSPNPVDSGPGKPVSSSNCITRTRTLVSRYDERSRSREKGEFSQSSKSSIGEYSSGTSNSEESTLSGHSRSGYRPHMSKDLRWEAIRYVQKQHGSVGLRHFKLLKKLGSGDIGTVYLAELNGTNCLFALKIMDNEFLASRKKMHRAQTEREILQMLDHPFLPTLFAHFVTDKFSCLVMEYCPGGDLHVLRQKQPNKSFSEQAARFYVAEVLLALEYLHMLGVVYRDLKPENVLVREDGHIMLSDFDLSLRCAVNPKLLKSSPVAESPKRESSPCTDSSCIHPFCLQPSWQVPCFTPRLISAASKSRKLKADLAAQVNPLPQLVVEPTTARSNSFVGTHEYLAPEIIKGEGHGNAVDWWTFGIFLYELVYGKTPFKGPANEDTLSNVVSHSLKFPSTPIVSSHARDLIRGLLVKDPENRFGSVKGAAEIKQHSFFEGLNWALIRCAVPPELPNCSFGNATADISLHNKESSKCEQEEFEMF; from the exons ATGCATCAAGTAAATATGGGTTCTTCTGAAATTGTTGAAGCAATTGAAGAATTGGACTCGAGACCAAAAATGGATGAACATAGTAGAAAGCGTCTTATGCTGAAGCCTGGACAAATATGTTCCATAGAGGATGACATTAATCAACTTTTTGAGGCAATAAACGTCAGAACTTCTGGTAGGAGATCGACTCTCTTGCAACAAGTTGGTAAAGACAAAGACAGTCTACAGAAGAGTGCCATGAAAAGACCAATGAGGCCCAGTTCATCTCAAGCTTCTGCAATTGGAATTTCAGAGTCTGTGAGTTTGAAGCAGGCATTGAGAGGTTTATGCATCTCCCAAGCATCAGAGATGGCTGCTATGAAGCGGTTATCAAAAACAGCAGGTTCATCAAGGGCCTCTGAAGCTGGAACTATCAAGAGATTGTATAGGGCAGTGGAAGTTGAAGCTAGTGAATCTGGTATCCCCCTTAATGAAAGTAAAGGCAACTTTGTGGAAATCTCCCTTGTTCCAGAAAGTTCATCAAATTTCTCCGAGAAGACAAATGAATCTGGGAAATTACCTGAGGCGGAACAACCAAACCAAAATGCTCACATTTCTACTTTTTTGGTGGATGTACCAACACCAAAGGAAAAAATGACCAATTCATTGCCTCCAGAAGTTGAGATTGTTCCCTCGCCTTCTCATGGTAGGTATGATGCTTCAACACCAGAGTTTGGGTCAAATGGAAAGCCGATATTGGCACATTCATCATCTGACATTCACACTAGGGAACAACTGCCAGTGTTAGATGAGACTGTTGTCACCTCGGCTGAAGTGCCAGTTAAAATGGCAGATCTAGAGAAGGAGGCAAAAGACAAGTTGCATAAAACTGCAAGCAGTAGTCGAAACATAATCAGACCGGTTTTCAGGAAAAAGAACTCTgttaaaaagaaagtaaatcaGGACACAACTTCCATCCCAAGCAACTCCAATCAATGTGATGGCGAAGTTGATAATGATTTTGGTCCCAGCACTAGTAAAATGGTTTGCCAGGGGACCAATTGTGCTACAAAGTATGGAAGTAAGGATATTGAGAAATCAAATATAGCATCAAGCACTACAAATGTTAGTGGTGAAGTCAGTCCAAATCCTGTGGACTCTGGTCCTGGTAAACCAGTTTCAAGTTCAAATTGTATCACCAGAACCAGAACTTTAGTTTCAAGATATGATGAACGATCAAGATCACGAGAAAAGGGGGAGTTCTCTCAAAGCTCAAAGAGTAGCATTGGTGAGTACAGTAGCGGTACAAGCAATAGTGAAGAGAGCACTCTAAGTGGGCATAGCCGCAGTGGCTATCGACCGCACATGTCAAAAGACTTGAGGTGGGAGGCAATTCGATATGTTCAGAAGCAGCATGGGAGCGTAGGTTTGAGACACTTCAAGCTACTCAAGAAACTTGGTAGTGGGGACATTGGAACTGTTTACCTTGCTGAATTGAATGGCACAAACTGCCTATTTGCTTTGAAAATAATGGACAATGAGTTTTTGGCTAGCAGGAAGAAAATGCATAGGGCTCAAACTGAAAGAGAGATATTGCAAATGCTGGATCATCCGTTTCTCCCTACACTGTTTGCTCATTTTGTAACAGATAAATTCTCGTGCTTGGTTATGGAATATTGTCCAGGTGGAGATCTGCATGTTCTCCGGCAAAAGCAGCCTAACAAGAGTTTCTCTGAACAAGCAGCCAG GTTTTATGTTGCTGAAGTGCTCCTGGCATTGGAATATCTACACATGCTTGGAGTTGTCTACAGAGATTTAAAACCAGAAAATGTTCTGGTCCGAGAAGATGGCCACATCATGCTTTCTGATTTTGACTTGTCACTCAGATGTGCTGTTAATCCCAAACTGCTCAAATCATCACCGGTTGCCGAGTCCCCTAAAAGGGAATCGAGTCCATGCACTGATTCTAGCTGCATACACCCTTTCTGCCTCCAACCATCTTGGCAAGTCCCATGCTTCACCCCTAGGCTCATATCCGCGGCATCAAAATCCCGAAAGCTTAAAGCTGACCTTGCCGCCCAAGTCAACCCCCTGCCCCAGCTTGTGGTGGAGCCAACCACTGCCAGGTCCAACTCCTTTGTAGGAACCCATGAATACTTGGCTCCCGAGATCATCAAAGGTGAGGGCCACGGTAATGCTGTTGATTGGTGGACTTTTGGGATCTTCCTCTACGAGCTAGTCTATGGTAAGACACCCTTCAAGGGTCCTGCAAATGAGGATACATTGTCAAATGTTGTTTCACATAGCCTCAAGTTTCCTTCAACTCCTATCGTTAGCTCTCATGCTAGAGATTTGATCCGTGGACTGCTGGTAAAGGATCCCGAGAACAGGTTTGGTTCTGTGAAAGGAGCAGCCGAGATCAAGCAGCATTCGTTTTTCGAGGGCCTGAACTGGGCGCTGATACGGTGCGCTGTGCCGCCAGAGCTGCCAAACTGTTCTTTTGGGAATGCCACTGCCGACATATCATTGCATAACAAGGAGAGCTCCAAGTGTGAGCAAGAAGAGTTTGAGATGTTTTAG
- the LOC127789214 gene encoding histone deacetylase 9 isoform X2 has protein sequence MFLNDLARYNLGEDCPVFDNLFEFCQIYAGGTIDAARRLNNQLCDIAINWAGGLHHAKKCEASGFCYINDLVLGILELLKYHARVLYIDIDVHHGDGVEEAFYFTDRVMTVSFHKYGDLFFPGTGDVKAIGEREGKFHAINVPLKDGIDDPSFTRLFKTIIAKVVETYLPGVIVLQCGADSLAGDRLGCFNLSIDGHAECVRFVKKFNLPLLVTGGGGYTKENVARCWTVETGVLLDTELPNQIPENEYIKYFGPDYSLKIPNGHIENLNSKSYLSTIKMQVLENLRSIQHAPGVQMQEVPPDFYIPDFDEDELNPDERVDQHTQDKQIQRDDEYYEGDNDNDHNMDDV, from the exons ATGTTCTTGAATGATTTGGCCAGAT atAATCTTGGAGAAGATTGCCCTGTTTTTGACAACCTGTTTGAATTCTGTCAAATTTACGCTGGTGGCACAATAG ATGCTGCGCGAAGGTTGAACAATCAGCTATGTGACATTGCCATAAATTGGGCTGGTGGATTACATCATGCCAAGAAGTGTGAGGCATCTGGATTTTGTTACATCAATGACCTTGTTTTGGGGATTTTAGAGCTTCTAAAGTATCATGCTCGAGTTCTGTACATTGATATAGATGTTCACCATGGTGATGGTGTCGAAGAAGCATTTTATTTTACAGACAG GGTGATGACTGTTAGTTTTCACAAGTACGGAGATTTGTTCTTCCCTGGAACTGGTGATGTTAAG GCaataggagagagagaagggaaattTCATGCCATAAATGTCCCACTCAAAGATGGAATAGATGATCCTAGCTTTACTCGGCTTTTCAAGACG ATTATTGCCAAGGTTGTTGAAACATATTTGCCGGGAGTGATAGTTCTACAATGTGGTGCGGATTCGCTTGCTGGTGATCGCTTGGGCTGCTTCAACCTCTCCATTGATG GACATGCTGAATGTGTCAGGTTTGTCAAGAAATTCAATTTGCCTCTACTG GTAACTGGAGGTGGGGGATACACAAAAGAGAATGTTGCTAGATGTTGGACTGTTGAAACCGGAGTTCTTCTAGATACAGAGCTTCCCAATC AGATCCCAGAAAAtgagtatattaaatattttggaCCAGACTACTCATTGAAGATTCCAAACGGGCATATA GAGAACTTAAATAGCAAGTCATATCTTAGCACTATCAAAATGCAGGTGTTGGAGAATCTTAGATCCATTCAACATGCTCCAGGTGTACAGATGCAAGAG GTTCCACCAGACTTTTATATTCCTGATTTTGACGAAGATGAGCTGAATCCAGATGAACGTGTAGATC AACACACACAAGACAAGCAAATCCAGCGAGATGACGAATATTACGAAGGTGACAATGATAATGATCATAACATGGATGATGTGTAA
- the LOC127789214 gene encoding histone deacetylase 9 isoform X1 codes for MRSKDRIAYFYDGDVGNVYFGPNHPMKPHRLCMTHHLVLSYELHNKMEIYRPHKAYPVELAQFHSADYVEFLHRITPDTQHMFLNDLARYNLGEDCPVFDNLFEFCQIYAGGTIDAARRLNNQLCDIAINWAGGLHHAKKCEASGFCYINDLVLGILELLKYHARVLYIDIDVHHGDGVEEAFYFTDRVMTVSFHKYGDLFFPGTGDVKAIGEREGKFHAINVPLKDGIDDPSFTRLFKTIIAKVVETYLPGVIVLQCGADSLAGDRLGCFNLSIDGHAECVRFVKKFNLPLLVTGGGGYTKENVARCWTVETGVLLDTELPNQIPENEYIKYFGPDYSLKIPNGHIENLNSKSYLSTIKMQVLENLRSIQHAPGVQMQEVPPDFYIPDFDEDELNPDERVDQHTQDKQIQRDDEYYEGDNDNDHNMDDV; via the exons ATGCGTTCCAAGGACCGGATCGCCTACTTCTACGACG GGGATGTTGGAAACGTGTACTTTGGGCCTAACCACCCGATGAAGCCACATCGCCTTTGTATGACCCACCACCTTGTTCTATCCTACGAGCTTCATAATAAGATGGAAATTTAT AGGCCACACAAGGCTTATCCGGTTGAGCTGGCACAGTTTCATTCAGCTGATTACGTTGAGTTCTTGCATCGGATTACCCCAGACACTCAACACATGTTCTTGAATGATTTGGCCAGAT atAATCTTGGAGAAGATTGCCCTGTTTTTGACAACCTGTTTGAATTCTGTCAAATTTACGCTGGTGGCACAATAG ATGCTGCGCGAAGGTTGAACAATCAGCTATGTGACATTGCCATAAATTGGGCTGGTGGATTACATCATGCCAAGAAGTGTGAGGCATCTGGATTTTGTTACATCAATGACCTTGTTTTGGGGATTTTAGAGCTTCTAAAGTATCATGCTCGAGTTCTGTACATTGATATAGATGTTCACCATGGTGATGGTGTCGAAGAAGCATTTTATTTTACAGACAG GGTGATGACTGTTAGTTTTCACAAGTACGGAGATTTGTTCTTCCCTGGAACTGGTGATGTTAAG GCaataggagagagagaagggaaattTCATGCCATAAATGTCCCACTCAAAGATGGAATAGATGATCCTAGCTTTACTCGGCTTTTCAAGACG ATTATTGCCAAGGTTGTTGAAACATATTTGCCGGGAGTGATAGTTCTACAATGTGGTGCGGATTCGCTTGCTGGTGATCGCTTGGGCTGCTTCAACCTCTCCATTGATG GACATGCTGAATGTGTCAGGTTTGTCAAGAAATTCAATTTGCCTCTACTG GTAACTGGAGGTGGGGGATACACAAAAGAGAATGTTGCTAGATGTTGGACTGTTGAAACCGGAGTTCTTCTAGATACAGAGCTTCCCAATC AGATCCCAGAAAAtgagtatattaaatattttggaCCAGACTACTCATTGAAGATTCCAAACGGGCATATA GAGAACTTAAATAGCAAGTCATATCTTAGCACTATCAAAATGCAGGTGTTGGAGAATCTTAGATCCATTCAACATGCTCCAGGTGTACAGATGCAAGAG GTTCCACCAGACTTTTATATTCCTGATTTTGACGAAGATGAGCTGAATCCAGATGAACGTGTAGATC AACACACACAAGACAAGCAAATCCAGCGAGATGACGAATATTACGAAGGTGACAATGATAATGATCATAACATGGATGATGTGTAA
- the LOC127789233 gene encoding uncharacterized protein LOC127789233 isoform X2 — translation MASTTEAKPFSVLFVCLGNICRSPAAEGVFADLVNKRGLDSKFKIDSAGTINYHEGNEADPRMRAAAKRRGIQITSISRPIRPSDFRDFDLILAMDKQNRDDILRALERWKVRENLPADAHKKVRLMCSYCKKHDESEVPDPYYGGSQGFEKVLDILEDACGSLLDSIVAENNHLL, via the exons ATGGCTTCAACCACAGAAGCCAAACCCTTCTCAGTTCTCTTTGTGTGCCTTGGCAACATCTGCAGAAGCCCAGCAGCTGAGGGCGTCTTCGCTGACTTGGTCAATAAAAGAGGCCTCGATTCCAAGTTCAAGATTGATTCTGCAGGAACCATCAATTACCATGAG GGTAATGAAGCAGACCCAAGAATGAGGGCTGCTGCTAAGAGGCGTGGAATCCAGATAACTTCAATATCAAGGCCAATTCGACCCTCTGATTTCAGAGATTTTGATCTCATTCTTGCTATGGACAAGCAAAACAGAG ATGATATACTTAGAGCCCTGGAGAGGTGGAAAGTAAGGGAGAATTTACCTGCTGATGCACATAAGAAG GTTCGGTTGATGTGCTCCTACTGCAAGAAGCATGATGAAAGTGAAGTTCCTGATCCATACTATGGTGGGTCCCAAGGTTTTGAGAAG GTTCTTGATATACTTGAAGATGCCTGTGGGTCACTGCTGGACAGCATTGTGGCAGAGAACAATCACCTTTTGTAG
- the LOC127789214 gene encoding histone deacetylase 17 isoform X3, with translation MTVSFHKYGDLFFPGTGDVKAIGEREGKFHAINVPLKDGIDDPSFTRLFKTIIAKVVETYLPGVIVLQCGADSLAGDRLGCFNLSIDGHAECVRFVKKFNLPLLVTGGGGYTKENVARCWTVETGVLLDTELPNQIPENEYIKYFGPDYSLKIPNGHIENLNSKSYLSTIKMQVLENLRSIQHAPGVQMQEVPPDFYIPDFDEDELNPDERVDQHTQDKQIQRDDEYYEGDNDNDHNMDDV, from the exons ATGACTGTTAGTTTTCACAAGTACGGAGATTTGTTCTTCCCTGGAACTGGTGATGTTAAG GCaataggagagagagaagggaaattTCATGCCATAAATGTCCCACTCAAAGATGGAATAGATGATCCTAGCTTTACTCGGCTTTTCAAGACG ATTATTGCCAAGGTTGTTGAAACATATTTGCCGGGAGTGATAGTTCTACAATGTGGTGCGGATTCGCTTGCTGGTGATCGCTTGGGCTGCTTCAACCTCTCCATTGATG GACATGCTGAATGTGTCAGGTTTGTCAAGAAATTCAATTTGCCTCTACTG GTAACTGGAGGTGGGGGATACACAAAAGAGAATGTTGCTAGATGTTGGACTGTTGAAACCGGAGTTCTTCTAGATACAGAGCTTCCCAATC AGATCCCAGAAAAtgagtatattaaatattttggaCCAGACTACTCATTGAAGATTCCAAACGGGCATATA GAGAACTTAAATAGCAAGTCATATCTTAGCACTATCAAAATGCAGGTGTTGGAGAATCTTAGATCCATTCAACATGCTCCAGGTGTACAGATGCAAGAG GTTCCACCAGACTTTTATATTCCTGATTTTGACGAAGATGAGCTGAATCCAGATGAACGTGTAGATC AACACACACAAGACAAGCAAATCCAGCGAGATGACGAATATTACGAAGGTGACAATGATAATGATCATAACATGGATGATGTGTAA
- the LOC127789233 gene encoding uncharacterized protein LOC127789233 isoform X4 — translation MASTTEAKPFSVLFVCLGNICRSPAAEGVFADLVNKRGLDSKFKIDSAGTINYHEGNEADPRMRAAAKRRGIQITSISRPIRPSDFRDFDLILAMDKQNRDDILRALERWKVRENLPADAHKKVRLMCSYCKKHDESEVPDPYYGGSQGFEKFIRDYASYTQSDY, via the exons ATGGCTTCAACCACAGAAGCCAAACCCTTCTCAGTTCTCTTTGTGTGCCTTGGCAACATCTGCAGAAGCCCAGCAGCTGAGGGCGTCTTCGCTGACTTGGTCAATAAAAGAGGCCTCGATTCCAAGTTCAAGATTGATTCTGCAGGAACCATCAATTACCATGAG GGTAATGAAGCAGACCCAAGAATGAGGGCTGCTGCTAAGAGGCGTGGAATCCAGATAACTTCAATATCAAGGCCAATTCGACCCTCTGATTTCAGAGATTTTGATCTCATTCTTGCTATGGACAAGCAAAACAGAG ATGATATACTTAGAGCCCTGGAGAGGTGGAAAGTAAGGGAGAATTTACCTGCTGATGCACATAAGAAG GTTCGGTTGATGTGCTCCTACTGCAAGAAGCATGATGAAAGTGAAGTTCCTGATCCATACTATGGTGGGTCCCAAGGTTTTGAGAAG TTCATAAGAGATTATGCATCATATACCCAAAGTGACTATTGA
- the LOC127789233 gene encoding uncharacterized protein LOC127789233 isoform X1: MASTTEAKPFSVLFVCLGNICRSPAAEGVFADLVNKRGLDSKFKIDSAGTINYHEGNEADPRMRAAAKRRGIQITSISRPIRPSDFRDFDLILAMDKQNRDDILRALERWKVRENLPADAHKKVRLMCSYCKKHDESEVPDPYYGGSQGFEKIKISDSAPVRTYLLLMKICATILRMSTR; encoded by the exons ATGGCTTCAACCACAGAAGCCAAACCCTTCTCAGTTCTCTTTGTGTGCCTTGGCAACATCTGCAGAAGCCCAGCAGCTGAGGGCGTCTTCGCTGACTTGGTCAATAAAAGAGGCCTCGATTCCAAGTTCAAGATTGATTCTGCAGGAACCATCAATTACCATGAG GGTAATGAAGCAGACCCAAGAATGAGGGCTGCTGCTAAGAGGCGTGGAATCCAGATAACTTCAATATCAAGGCCAATTCGACCCTCTGATTTCAGAGATTTTGATCTCATTCTTGCTATGGACAAGCAAAACAGAG ATGATATACTTAGAGCCCTGGAGAGGTGGAAAGTAAGGGAGAATTTACCTGCTGATGCACATAAGAAG GTTCGGTTGATGTGCTCCTACTGCAAGAAGCATGATGAAAGTGAAGTTCCTGATCCATACTATGGTGGGTCCCAAGGTTTTGAGAAG ATAAAAATTTCTGACTCCGCCCCTGTACGCACATATTTGCTATTGATGAAAATCTGTGCTACTATCCTTCGGATGTCTACCAGGTAA
- the LOC127789233 gene encoding uncharacterized protein LOC127789233 isoform X5, translated as MASTTEAKPFSVLFVCLGNICRSPAAEGVFADLVNKRGLDSKFKIDSAGTINYHEGNEADPRMRAAAKRRGIQITSISRPIRPSDFRDFDLILAMDKQNRDDILRALERWKVRENLPADAHKKVRLMCSYCKKHDESEVPDPYYGGSQGFEKAL; from the exons ATGGCTTCAACCACAGAAGCCAAACCCTTCTCAGTTCTCTTTGTGTGCCTTGGCAACATCTGCAGAAGCCCAGCAGCTGAGGGCGTCTTCGCTGACTTGGTCAATAAAAGAGGCCTCGATTCCAAGTTCAAGATTGATTCTGCAGGAACCATCAATTACCATGAG GGTAATGAAGCAGACCCAAGAATGAGGGCTGCTGCTAAGAGGCGTGGAATCCAGATAACTTCAATATCAAGGCCAATTCGACCCTCTGATTTCAGAGATTTTGATCTCATTCTTGCTATGGACAAGCAAAACAGAG ATGATATACTTAGAGCCCTGGAGAGGTGGAAAGTAAGGGAGAATTTACCTGCTGATGCACATAAGAAG GTTCGGTTGATGTGCTCCTACTGCAAGAAGCATGATGAAAGTGAAGTTCCTGATCCATACTATGGTGGGTCCCAAGGTTTTGAGAAG GCTTTATAA